Proteins co-encoded in one Caloranaerobacter ferrireducens genomic window:
- the ytxC gene encoding putative sporulation protein YtxC, with the protein MNLLIIGFKENLEKIIEILNKQLYFFEREKIHIDKEIEKIGDINFVIYFIRDEKCVKYKNIKNIFNYYIAEAITDIVIDVYQEKIIDRLIYEKCYYLDSEDKKIIKSRVIDYLNRNEYVLQEGIMPQISKKAKILKTVMDFLEENDMLIIDGLISFRLKFFTELIEEALEKNIEDFFVEKEYREFIRVLQYFVELQESKVDLVNIIFKSDGTYQLFDKKMNLIDNDIFQELAEEISESEMNYDDLLISSLITIAPKKIIIHTEKSIQDREIIKVIKSVFQNKVSVCPGCRLCLKEKDNKIKIEKEK; encoded by the coding sequence TTGAATTTGCTAATTATAGGATTTAAAGAGAATTTAGAGAAAATAATTGAAATATTAAATAAGCAATTATATTTTTTCGAAAGAGAAAAAATTCATATAGATAAAGAGATAGAAAAAATAGGTGATATAAATTTTGTGATATATTTTATTAGAGATGAAAAATGTGTCAAATATAAAAATATAAAAAATATTTTCAACTATTATATTGCAGAGGCAATAACAGACATTGTAATTGACGTTTATCAAGAAAAGATAATAGATAGGTTAATATATGAGAAATGTTATTATTTAGATTCAGAAGATAAGAAAATAATAAAATCTAGAGTTATTGATTACCTTAACAGAAATGAGTATGTACTTCAAGAAGGTATAATGCCTCAGATAAGTAAAAAGGCAAAAATATTAAAAACTGTAATGGATTTTTTAGAAGAAAATGATATGTTGATAATAGATGGTTTAATAAGTTTTAGACTTAAATTCTTTACAGAATTAATTGAGGAGGCTTTAGAGAAAAATATAGAGGATTTCTTTGTTGAAAAGGAATATAGGGAGTTTATTCGGGTGTTACAGTATTTTGTTGAATTACAAGAGTCTAAAGTTGACCTAGTTAATATAATATTTAAGAGTGATGGAACTTATCAATTATTCGATAAAAAAATGAATTTAATTGATAATGATATTTTTCAGGAACTTGCAGAAGAAATTTCAGAAAGTGAAATGAATTATGATGATTTACTTATCAGTTCATTAATAACTATTGCACCAAAGAAGATAATAATTCATACAGAAAAAAGCATCCAAGATAGGGAAATAATAAAAGTAATAAAAAGTGTTTTTCAGAATAAGGTATCAGTTTGTCCTGGATGTAGATTATGTCTAAAAGAAAAGGATAATAAAATAAAAATTGAGAAGGAAAAATAA
- a CDS encoding TetR/AcrR family transcriptional regulator, translating to MPTRNNKKNDILDAAIKVFFEKGFHKAKMEDIAKEAGVGKGTIYEYFESKKDLFQEMIKCSIEKYIEKARKAIFKKNTVKEKLIAFAEHHGMFLANHVDMTQIIITQPQILSIDMKRWLMRGKMEIFTLVKEIIEMGIEDGELRENLDADLATLSLLGTVNQYYSKKIFFDKVSQENIDAEQVIDMLFMGFVQR from the coding sequence ATGCCGACTAGAAATAATAAAAAAAATGATATTCTTGATGCTGCTATAAAAGTTTTTTTTGAAAAAGGTTTTCATAAGGCTAAAATGGAAGATATAGCAAAAGAAGCAGGTGTAGGAAAAGGAACTATATATGAATACTTTGAAAGTAAAAAAGACCTTTTTCAAGAGATGATAAAATGTAGTATCGAAAAATATATTGAAAAGGCTAGAAAAGCTATTTTTAAAAAAAATACAGTTAAGGAAAAACTTATAGCTTTTGCAGAACATCATGGGATGTTTCTGGCAAATCACGTTGATATGACTCAAATAATAATTACTCAACCTCAAATCTTATCAATTGATATGAAACGTTGGCTTATGCGAGGAAAGATGGAGATATTTACTTTAGTAAAGGAAATTATAGAAATGGGAATAGAGGACGGAGAATTAAGAGAAAACCTAGATGCAGACTTGGCTACTTTAAGTTTATTAGGTACTGTAAATCAATATTATAGTAAGAAAATATTTTTCGATAAAGTGTCACAAGAAAATATTGATGCTGAACAAGTTATAGACATGTTGTTTATGGGCTTTGTTCAAAGATAG
- a CDS encoding DUF6873 family GME fold protein: protein MAKNPFIPIRKAKAVIIDGRVHENIINTLTKLDIRVIKTVKCEELYDAISYHPDIVIHPIDYQTLIIAPNVYDYYKDMFKNTSFKLIKGERKLKRNYPENIAYNVARVSRYAIHNYKYTDEKLKYYLEKLGIEFINVKQGYSKCSTCIVSDNAIITSDPSIYKECKKYFIDTLFINSGYIDLPGLDYGFIGGATGFISDIQLAFTGEYQHHPNFLDINVFLKKYGKKPVILNNKKIIDIGSIIPLVYN from the coding sequence ATGGCTAAAAACCCATTTATACCTATTCGTAAAGCAAAAGCAGTTATTATAGATGGCAGAGTGCATGAAAATATAATAAATACATTAACCAAACTTGATATTCGTGTGATTAAAACTGTTAAATGTGAAGAATTATATGATGCTATATCATATCATCCTGATATAGTAATACATCCAATAGATTATCAGACTCTTATTATTGCTCCAAATGTTTACGACTATTACAAAGATATGTTTAAAAATACATCTTTTAAATTGATTAAAGGTGAGAGAAAACTTAAGAGAAACTATCCTGAAAACATTGCATATAATGTAGCAAGAGTTTCTCGTTACGCTATACATAATTACAAGTATACAGATGAAAAACTTAAATATTATTTAGAAAAATTGGGTATAGAATTTATAAATGTAAAACAGGGATATTCTAAATGTTCAACTTGTATAGTATCAGATAATGCAATAATAACTTCTGATCCTTCAATATATAAAGAGTGTAAGAAATATTTTATTGATACATTGTTTATAAATAGTGGATATATTGATTTGCCAGGTTTAGATTATGGATTTATAGGTGGTGCAACAGGATTTATTAGTGATATACAGTTAGCATTTACAGGAGAATATCAACATCATCCAAACTTTTTGGATATTAATGTTTTTTTGAAAAAATACGGAAAAAAACCAGTTATACTCAATAATAAAAAAATAATAGATATAGGTTCAATTATTCCTTTAGTATACAATTAA
- a CDS encoding efflux RND transporter permease subunit, with protein sequence MNYLSKLAVKRPVTILMITFIVIILGSVSLSRLPIDLLPEIEVPIAIVTTSYEGVGPQEIEKLITKPIEEALATVGNIKNINSISSEGNSMVIAEFNFGTDMDFAALEMREKIDLIKGFLPDEASEPMVFKIDPNAMPIIQLSLSGSEDLTKLQRFAEDTIKQRLERLDGVASVDISGGYENQVEIKVNQNVLKGYGIDIGYIAQIIGSENLNLPGGKVRWGKQELTIRTVGEFNSIDEIKHLPITLPTGGIVHLEDIADVRLTHKELSTVSRTNGKESINISIQKQSGTNTVKVAEIVNSEIEKLKKEFPTIEIDIVIDQSKYIKKSINSVYKNAVVGALLAITVLYIFLRNFGTTLIIGTSIPVSIIATFILLYFSGVTLNMMTLGGLALGVGMLVDNAIVVLENIYRFREDGFSRKDAAVKGASEVAMAVTASTLTTVAVFLPIVFVEGITSTIFKELAMTVTLSLIASLMVSLTLIPMLSSKILKIDDKQKKRPKLFDVIYKGFDVIFKRIEIKYKKLLNWALSHRKSTVLISFLIFLISIASIRSIGAEFFPTTDEGQFTVYISLPDGAELDSTDEVVRKIEKKLSGIKEIETVFTTVGSGGNFSVTNNLSNKAVITGILVDLDKRSRSTSEVADQVREMVKDIPGAEIRVELTSYTMMGLGGDPISISIKGDDLDTLKKIGEDFKKIVASVEGTREVKTSLAKGIPEVQIRIDRYKASQYGLTAGQIASTVKSSISGVVASKYKYNGDEIDVVIKGEDVLRDSISNLKLVSIKTPLGISVPLSQVVDVNVDRGPVKIDREGQVRVVTVTSQIMGRDLRSISNDIKAKLDKYVMPPGYTYEIGGQNKELNESFADLGLALILAVVLVYMILASQFESLLHPFTIMLSVPLAFAGGALGLFITKRPLSVPGFIGVIILAGIVVNNAIVLVDYINTRRKNGEKRREAIVNAGPIRLRPIMMTTLTTVLGLIPLALGIGEGSELEAPLATVVIGGLLLSTFLTLVFIPVVYTLVDDAANRIRSYIKKRI encoded by the coding sequence CCACAAGAAATTGAAAAATTGATAACAAAGCCTATCGAAGAGGCTTTAGCTACAGTAGGTAACATAAAAAATATAAACTCGATATCATCAGAAGGAAATTCAATGGTAATTGCTGAATTTAATTTTGGCACAGATATGGATTTTGCAGCTTTAGAAATGAGAGAAAAAATTGATTTAATAAAAGGATTTTTGCCAGATGAGGCTAGTGAACCAATGGTTTTTAAAATAGATCCAAATGCAATGCCAATAATACAGTTATCTCTTTCAGGTAGTGAAGATTTGACTAAACTTCAGAGGTTTGCAGAGGATACTATTAAACAGAGGTTAGAAAGATTAGATGGAGTTGCATCAGTAGATATATCTGGAGGATATGAAAATCAAGTAGAGATTAAGGTCAATCAAAATGTATTAAAAGGTTATGGAATAGATATTGGATATATAGCACAAATTATTGGATCAGAGAATCTTAATTTACCAGGTGGTAAAGTTAGATGGGGAAAACAAGAACTTACTATAAGAACTGTGGGAGAATTTAATTCGATAGATGAAATAAAACATCTTCCAATAACTTTGCCAACTGGTGGGATAGTTCATTTAGAGGATATAGCAGATGTGAGACTTACACATAAGGAATTAAGTACAGTCTCAAGAACTAATGGGAAGGAAAGTATAAACATATCTATACAAAAACAGTCTGGAACTAATACTGTTAAGGTAGCTGAAATTGTAAACAGTGAAATAGAGAAATTGAAGAAGGAGTTTCCTACAATAGAGATTGATATAGTTATTGATCAATCTAAATACATTAAAAAATCAATAAATAGCGTATACAAAAATGCTGTTGTTGGTGCTTTATTGGCTATAACTGTACTTTATATATTTTTAAGAAACTTTGGAACAACATTGATTATAGGAACTTCAATACCTGTTTCAATAATTGCTACTTTTATACTTCTATATTTTAGTGGAGTAACATTAAATATGATGACACTAGGCGGTTTAGCATTAGGCGTCGGTATGCTAGTAGATAATGCTATAGTTGTTCTTGAAAATATATATAGATTTAGGGAAGATGGATTTAGTAGAAAGGATGCAGCTGTAAAGGGTGCTTCAGAGGTTGCTATGGCAGTTACAGCCTCAACACTTACAACAGTAGCTGTATTTCTTCCGATAGTATTTGTTGAAGGCATAACTTCTACAATATTTAAAGAATTGGCAATGACTGTTACGCTTTCTTTGATTGCATCATTAATGGTATCATTAACACTTATTCCAATGTTATCTTCTAAAATATTAAAGATTGATGATAAACAGAAGAAAAGACCAAAACTTTTTGATGTTATATATAAAGGATTTGACGTGATTTTTAAGAGGATAGAAATTAAGTACAAGAAACTTCTAAATTGGGCTCTAAGTCATAGAAAATCTACAGTACTTATATCATTTTTAATATTCTTAATAAGCATAGCATCAATAAGAAGTATTGGTGCGGAATTTTTCCCTACTACTGACGAAGGACAGTTTACTGTATATATTTCTTTGCCAGATGGAGCAGAATTAGATAGCACTGATGAGGTAGTTAGAAAGATTGAAAAAAAACTTTCTGGAATAAAAGAAATTGAAACAGTTTTTACAACAGTAGGTTCAGGAGGAAATTTTTCAGTTACAAATAATCTATCGAATAAAGCTGTAATAACTGGGATTCTAGTGGATTTAGATAAGAGAAGTCGAAGCACGAGTGAAGTTGCTGATCAAGTAAGAGAAATGGTGAAGGATATTCCTGGGGCAGAGATAAGAGTAGAGCTTACATCTTATACTATGATGGGATTAGGAGGAGATCCAATTAGTATAAGTATAAAAGGAGATGATTTAGATACTCTTAAAAAGATAGGAGAAGACTTTAAAAAAATTGTAGCTTCTGTAGAGGGGACAAGAGAAGTTAAGACAAGTTTAGCTAAAGGAATACCAGAAGTACAGATAAGAATAGATAGATATAAAGCTTCACAATATGGATTAACTGCTGGTCAGATAGCTTCGACAGTAAAAAGTTCGATATCTGGAGTTGTAGCTTCAAAGTATAAGTATAATGGTGATGAGATAGATGTAGTTATAAAGGGAGAAGATGTATTAAGAGACAGTATTTCAAATCTCAAATTAGTTTCTATAAAAACGCCTTTGGGAATAAGTGTTCCTTTGAGTCAAGTGGTCGATGTGAATGTAGACAGAGGTCCTGTTAAGATTGATAGAGAAGGACAGGTAAGAGTTGTTACAGTAACTAGCCAGATAATGGGCAGAGATTTAAGAAGTATAAGTAATGATATAAAAGCTAAACTAGATAAGTATGTTATGCCTCCTGGATATACCTATGAAATAGGAGGTCAGAACAAAGAGCTTAACGAGTCTTTCGCTGATTTAGGTTTAGCTTTGATACTTGCAGTAGTATTAGTATATATGATACTAGCTTCTCAGTTTGAATCATTACTTCATCCATTTACAATAATGTTGTCGGTTCCTCTTGCATTTGCAGGTGGTGCTTTAGGATTATTTATTACAAAAAGACCACTAAGTGTACCTGGATTTATAGGTGTTATTATTTTAGCAGGTATTGTTGTAAATAATGCAATTGTATTAGTTGATTACATTAACACTCGAAGGAAAAATGGTGAAAAGAGAAGAGAGGCTATCGTAAACGCAGGTCCTATAAGACTCAGACCTATAATGATGACTACATTGACAACAGTACTTGGTCTTATACCATTGGCATTAGGTATAGGAGAGGGGTCTGAACTTGAAGCTCCTTTAGCAACAGTAGTAATTGGAGGTCTTTTACTTTCGACATTTTTGACTTTAGTGTTTATTCCTGTTGTTTATACTTTGGTAGATGATGCTGCAAATCGTATAAGAAGTTATATAAAAAAAAGAATTTAG